In Aedes albopictus strain Foshan chromosome 3, AalbF5, whole genome shotgun sequence, the following are encoded in one genomic region:
- the LOC134289666 gene encoding uncharacterized protein K02A2.6-like: MEELYQQILWQNQQMAEQNARLVQMMERFGFQESGPIRSAGNPEFILESLASNIKEFIYDPENGLVFERWYRKYEDLFLKDGANLDDAAKVRLLLRSLSVTVHDKYVNFVLPKHPRDFSFGETVKKLTELFSTRISLFSKRYKCFQITKNEADDFLTYAGTVNRCCEDFELNNITADQFKSLIFICGLRSSKDADIRTRLLSKLEANTEGECTLESLISECQRLQNLKHDTAMVEQRKPVSSICAVKQTKPRPFPTGSKEKMKTKSDGPKTPCWRCGGMHYVRDCTYTKHVCRDCKQTGHKEGYCGCYTSKSTTSKKKKTVNGIFCINQVSCTSRRKFLTVDINGSQATLQLDTASDITIISQKVWRKNLGSPSLATTTRTAKTASGNQLHLLGELQCSVTVGGVTKTATFYVTKNGINLFGLDWIELFELWHTPLSSICNQVQATSDHINQVDRYKAAYPEVFKSGLGHCKKMKVRLYLKPDARPVFKPKRPVPFTSMEKIDAELDRLQSLGIIEPVDFSQWAAPIVVVKKPGGKVRICADYSTGLNAVLEPNHYPLPVPDDIFTKLNGCRYFSIIDLSDAYLQVEVDDDSKQLLTINTHRGLFRFNRLAPGVKSAPGAFQQLMNTMIAGLKGVDSFLDDIFIYSKTEKEHHQILNALFKRLQDYGFVLREEKCNILQSQVKFLAHIVDEKGLHPDPAKVDAIVKMPPPKDVTTLRSFLGAVNFYAKFVPEMHQLRRPLDAMLKKDAKFVWTKECQRSFQRFKEVLQSDLLLTHYDPSLDIIVAADASQSGIGACLLHKLPDGSIKAVAHASRSLTPAEANYGQIEKEGLALVFAVTKFHRMLLGRKFTLQTDHQPLLRIFGQKKGIPVHTANRLQRWALTLLCYDFEIEYVSTTQFGYADVLSRLIDNYVKPEEDFIIASIQLEGDIEIPLQEAISSLPVTFKSVRDATLKCPVLQQVTNFIKNGWPSKLDNITSTAVQPFFAHRDALSVVKDCIMMSNRLVIPENYRQRILKQLHRGHPGMERMKAVARSYVYWPRIDDNIADFVRSCESCAIHSKTPTKVPLQSWPLTKSPWERLHIDFAGPLNGLYFLVVVDAFSKWPEIRIVRSPTTAAVTEFLNELFSRFGIPNVVVSDNGSQFTSEQFAVLCRRNGIQHFRISPYHPQSNGQAERFVDTLKRSLHKINEGENMSETLQTFLQVYRTTPSRVLNGKTPSQLMLGRNMRTTLDLLHHEQPPQAIRNHHQEEQFNRKHGVTTRDFHRGDMVYAKVYSSNTKWQWVPGVIIEAIGRVNHNVLLDDWHGRKKLIRSHSNQLKLRFNEASVATDSTALDILVDMFGLQTRSPALQVQRIQPEQETIPIPSTSSFEPQPEMDDQLPAVSNQPGRTEDGSESMIEHGRAEQPELIDDTNDPPVEVNFAPARSSRPQRTIRMPSRFEPYLLWR, encoded by the coding sequence ATGGAAGAACTTTACCAACAGATCCTGTGGCAGAACCAGCAGATGGCGGAGCAAAACGCTCGTTTGGTCCAGATGATGGAACGCTTCGGCTTTCAAGAAAGCGGTCCCATTCGGTCAGCGGGCAACCCGGAATTCATACTAGAATCTCTGGCATCCAACATCAAGGAGTTCATCTACGATCCCGAGAACGGCCTGGTTTTCGAACGCTGGTACAGGAAATACGAAGACCTCTTTCTCAAGGACGGAGCAAACTTGGACGATGCGGCTAAAGTTCGGTTGCTGTTACGAAGCCTCAGCGTAACGGTCCATGACAAGTACGTCAACTTTGTCCTTCCGAAGCACCCTCGAGACTTTTCGTTCGGAGAAACAGTGAAGAAGTTGACGGAGCTGTTCAGTACCCGAATCTCTTTGTTCAGCAAGCGGTACAAGTGCTTCCAGATTACCAAGAACGAAGCGGACGACTTTTTGACGTATGCTGGAACGGTGAACCGGTGCTGCGAAGACTTCGAGCTCAACAACATAACGGCGGACCAATTCAAAAGCCTGATCTTCATATGTGGACTACGATCATCAAAGGACGCTGACATCCGGACGAGGCTCTTGTCTAAGCTAGAGGCCAACACAGAAGGTGAATGCACCCTGGAGTCACTCATTTCCGAGTGCCAACGCCTACAGAACCTCAAGCACGATACAGCCATGGTGGAACAGAGGAAACCGGTAAGCTCAATCTGTGCAGTCAAGCAGACCAAGCCCCGACCGTTTCCAACCGGTTCTAAGGAGAAGATGAAAACGAAATCCGATGGTCCGAAAACTCCCTGTTGGCGATGTGGCGGAATGCATTACGTCCGGGACTGCACCTATACGAAGCATGTTTGCCGGGACTGCAAGCAAACCGGCCACAAGGAAGGTTACTGTGGATGCTACACATCCAAGTCGACGACGTCCAAGAAGAAGAAAACCGTCAACGGCATTTTCTGCATCAACCAGGTGAGCTGCACATCAAGGCGAAAGTTCCTGACTGTGGACATCAACGGGTCACAAGCTACTCTTCAGTTAGACACTGCGTCGGACATCACCATCATTTCGCAGAAGGTGTGGAGGAAGAACCTGGGATCGCCATCACTCGCAACCACAACACGGACTGCCAAGACAGCGTCGGGAAATCAACTCCATCTTCTCGGTGAACTCCAATGCTCAGTCACGGTCGGAGGAGTCACCAAAACCGCAACTTTCTATGTAACCAAAAACGGCATCAACCTGTTCGGATTGGATTGGATCGAGCTATTCGAACTGTGGCATACACCGCTGTCTTCGATCTGCAATCAAGTCCAAGCCACTTCAGATCACATCAATCAAGTCGATCGGTACAAAGCTGCGTATCCAGAAGTCTTCAAGTCCGGCCTTGGACACTGCAAAAAGATGAAAGTACGACTGTATCTCAAGCCCGATGCTAGACCCGTTTTCAAGCCTAAACGACCGGTTCCTTTCACGTCCATGGAGAAGATCGACGCAGAGTTGGACCGTCTCCAATCATTGGGAATAATCGAACCAGTGGATTTTTCACAGTGGGCTGCTCCGATCGTTGTCGTGAAGAAACCTGGAGGAAAAGTTCGAATATGTGCTGACTACTCAACAGGATTGAACGCTGTCTTGGAGCCGAACCACTATCCACTACCAGTTCCTGATGACATCTTTACGAAGCTCAACGGTTGCCGGTATTTTAGCATCATCGACCTCAGCGACGCCTACCTTCAAGTGGAAGTGGACGATGATTCAAAACAGCTGCTCACAATCAACACTCACCGAGGACTTTTCCGATTCAACCGGCTCGCACCTGGTGTCAAATCTGCTCCCGGGGCCTTCCAGCAATTGATGAATACCATGATCGCTGGTCTCAAAGGAGTGGATTCGTTTTTGGACGACATTTTCATCTACAGCAAAACCGAAAAGGAACATCACCAGATTCTCAACGCACTATTCAAACGACTTCAAGATTATGGTTTCGTTTTGCGCGAAGAAAAGTGCAACATTCTTCAGAGTCAAGTGAAGTTTCTGGCACACATCGTAGACGAGAAAGGCCTCCATCCTGACCCAGCCAAAGTGGATGCCATTGTGAAGATGCCGCCTCCCAAAGATGTCACAACCCTACGTTCATTCCTTGGTGCAGTAAACTTTTATGCGAAGTTCGTGCCCGAAATGCATCAACTGCGACGCCCGCTTGACGCAATGCTCAAGAAAGACGCAAAATTCGTTTGGACCAAAGAATGCCAGAGATCGTTCCAGCGTTTCAAAGAGGTACTCCAATCGGATTTGCTCCTGACTCATTATGACCCTTCATTGGATATCATTGTTGCTGCCGATGCATCGCAATCTGGAATCGGTGCCTGCCTTCTACACAAGCTTCCGGATGGTTCAATCAAAGCCGTGGCACATGCATCTCGATCACTCACTCCGGCAGAGGCAAATTACGGACAGATAGAGAAGGAAGGACTCGCACTggtgttcgctgtaacaaaattccATCGAATGCTGCTAGGTCGCAAATTCACTCTCCAGACGGATCACCAACCACTCCTGCGAATTTTTGGACAAAAGAAGGGAATTCCGGTTCATACGGCCAACCGCCTTCAACGTTGGGCTTTGACGCTTCTATGCTATGATTTTGAAATCGAGTACGTGTCCACAACTCAATTTGGATATGCCGACGTTCTCTCTCGCCTCATCGACAATTACGTCAAACCAGAGGAAGATTTCATCATCGCATCCATTCAATTAGAAGGCGATATCGAAATTCCGCTTCAAGAAGCTATCAGCTCGCTACCCGTGACATTCAAGTCGGTTCGTGATGCTACTCTCAAATGTCCAGTCCTACAGCAAGTGACAAACTTCATCAAGAATGGGTGGCCTTCCAAACTCGACAACATCACCAGCACGGCAGTACAACCCTTTTTCGCTCATCGAGACGCACTATCAGTAGTAAAGGACTGCATCATGATGTCTAACCGTTTGGTCATTCCGGAAAACTACCGTCAGCGTATTCTCAAGCAACTCCATAGAGGACATCCAGGAATGGAGAGGATGAAAGCTGTTGCACGCAGCTACGTGTATTGGCCAAGGATCGATGACAACATTGCCGATTTTGTTAGAAGTTGTGAAAGCTGCGCTATCCATTCGAAAACACCGACGAAAGTTCCTCTGCAATCCTGGCCACTAACCAAATCTCCCTGGGAACGTCTTCACATCGATTTCGCTGGCCCGCTCAACGGTTTGTACTTTCTGGTAGTTGTTGACGCTTTTTCCAAGTGGCCAGAAATTCGCATCGTACGATCCCCGACAACAGCAGCAGTAACCGAGTTCCTGAACGAGCTGTTTTCACGTTTTGGAATTCCCAACGTCGTAGTTTCTGATAATGGAAGCCAATTCACATCGGAACAGTTCGCAGTTCTGTGCAGAAGAAACGGCATTCAACACTTTCGGATATCACCGTATCACCCTCAGTCCAATGGTCAGGCGGAACGATTTGTCGATACTCTGAAAAGATCTTTGCACAAAATCAACGAGGGGGAAAACATGTCAGAAACGCTCCAGACTTTCCTTCAAGTATACCGGACCACTCCAAGTCGTGTGCTGAACGGCAAGACTCCATCGCAGCTGATGCTTGGTCGGAACATGAGGACAACTCTGGATCTGCTCCATCATGAACAACCACCACAGGCAATTCGCAATCACCACCAAGAAGAGCAGTTCAACCGAAAGCATGGAGTAACTACACGAGACTTTCATCGAGGTGACATGGTCTACGCCAAGGTCTACAGCAGCAATACCAAGTGGCAGTGGGTTCCCGGCGTCATCATTGAAGCTATCGGACGAGTCAACCATAACGTACTATTGGACGACTGGCATGGACGAAAGAAGCTGATAAGGTCGCATTCAAACCAACTCAAGCTCCGTTTCAATGAAGCATCGGTCGCAACGGATTCAACCGCCTTGGACATCCTGGTAGACATGTTCGGTCTTCAAACAAGATCACCGGCATTGCAAGTCCAAAGGATTCAACCCGAGCAAGAGACGATTCCAATTCCATCAACCTCCAGTTTTGAACCACAGCCTGAAATGGATGATCAATTACCGGCAGTTTCAAATCAACCAGGACGCACTGAGGACGGTTCCGAGTCAATGATAGAGCATGGTCGAGCCGAACAGCCAGAACTAATCGATGACACCAATGATCCACCGGTCGAGGTCAATTTCGCACCAGCAAGATCAAGCCGCCCTCAAAGAACAATTCGGATGCCTTCCAGATTTGAACCATACCTACTTTGGAGATAA